In one Melopsittacus undulatus isolate bMelUnd1 chromosome 4, bMelUnd1.mat.Z, whole genome shotgun sequence genomic region, the following are encoded:
- the LOC101875127 gene encoding CD59 glycoprotein isoform X2: protein MNKMNCILVTACIVLIAFCSSGYALRCYHCENSPSLCKTNSTCLATEDTCLQMKFGKLRTSSCWKASQCSMNDIAEFFQLDNFDFFCCQHDLCNEGAIPGLNKAAFSIASVLTMLWMLL, encoded by the exons ATGAACAAGATGAACTGCATCCTGGTGACCGCCTGCATTGTCCTGATTGCTTTTTGTAGTTCTG GTTACGCTTTAAGGTGTTACCACTGCGAGAACAGCCCTTCCTTGTGCAAGACCAATAGTACTTGCTTAGCAACTGAAGATACTTGCTTGCAGATGAAATTCG gTAAATTGAGAACCTCCTCCTGCTGGAAGGCATCCCAGTGCAGTATGAATGATATTGCTGAATTCTTCCAGTTGGataattttgatttcttttgctgcCAACACGACTTGTGCAATGAGGGTGCAATTCCTGGGCTTAACAAAGCAGCCTTCAGTATTGCCTCTGTACTGACCATGCTCTGGATGCTCCTGTAA
- the LOC101875127 gene encoding CD59 glycoprotein isoform X1 produces MTQDPALEEEHFPDPADRQQGRIMNKMNCILVTACIVLIAFCSSGYALRCYHCENSPSLCKTNSTCLATEDTCLQMKFGKLRTSSCWKASQCSMNDIAEFFQLDNFDFFCCQHDLCNEGAIPGLNKAAFSIASVLTMLWMLL; encoded by the exons atGACTCAAGACCCTGCGTTGGAAGAAGAGCACTTCCCTGACCCAGCAGACAGGCAGCAG GGAAGAATCATGAACAAGATGAACTGCATCCTGGTGACCGCCTGCATTGTCCTGATTGCTTTTTGTAGTTCTG GTTACGCTTTAAGGTGTTACCACTGCGAGAACAGCCCTTCCTTGTGCAAGACCAATAGTACTTGCTTAGCAACTGAAGATACTTGCTTGCAGATGAAATTCG gTAAATTGAGAACCTCCTCCTGCTGGAAGGCATCCCAGTGCAGTATGAATGATATTGCTGAATTCTTCCAGTTGGataattttgatttcttttgctgcCAACACGACTTGTGCAATGAGGGTGCAATTCCTGGGCTTAACAAAGCAGCCTTCAGTATTGCCTCTGTACTGACCATGCTCTGGATGCTCCTGTAA